Part of the Salmo salar chromosome ssa10, Ssal_v3.1, whole genome shotgun sequence genome is shown below.
accgtcataggatgccacctattCAACAAGTTAGttcctcaaatttctgccctgctagagctgccccggtcaactgtaagtgctgttatgtgTAGTGGAAATgtcaaggagcaacaacggctccgcCGCaaattggtaggccacacaagctcacagaatgggactgccgagtgctgaagtgtgtaaaaatcatctgtcctcggttgcaacactcactactgagttccaaactgcctctggaaacaatgtcagcacaataactgtttgtcgggagcttaatgaaatgggtttccatggccgagcagccgcaaacaagcctaagatcaccacgcgcaatgccaagcaccggctggagtggtgtaaagctcaccaccattgtactctggagcagtggaaatgcgttctctggagggatgaatcaGGTGTCACCATCTGACAATCCaactgacaaatctgggtttggcggatgctaggagaacgctacatgccccaatgcatagtgccaacggtaaagtttggtggaggaggaataatggtctggggctgtttttcatggttcaggctaggccccttagttccagtgaagggaaatcttaatgttacagccaacaataacattctagacaattctgtacagtttggggaaggccctttcctgtttcggcATGACGATACCCCCGTACACAAAGCAAGGCCCATACAGaagtggtttgttgagatcggtgtggaagaacttgactggcctgcacagagccctgacctcaacctcatcaaacacctttgggatgatttggaacgccgactgcaagccaggcctaatcgcccaaaatctagtggaaagcctccccagaagagtggaggctgttgtagcagcaaaggggggaccaactccacattaatgcccatgattttggaatgagatgttcaatgaacaggtgtccacatactttttgtaaTGTAGTGTcttgttaaataaaatgtaaaaaaaaaaaaaaaaagtgtaggtTGTGGCTCATCGACTGCAGTTTTGGAATTTGTCTGCAATACCtattattgaccagcaggtggaggtggaggacccATGGAGTGCTCACTAGCCGGCTCTATTATCAAGCTGATAAGCCATGATGGTAACATCATTGAGCAAACCCTCGGGGGAGGATACTATTCAGCTGGATGGGGTCCTGTGTGCCTCGTTTCATTGTGAAAACATTGATGTAGCAAGACATGCATTCTGTCCAAATCTTCTTTGTTTGGCCTCTGGCAGACTGGAGTCATGGTGGCTCATCCACACACAGCAGAGCCTTTGATGCCCTGGCTACAGTGGGGATTCTGCAGCACAAGTTACTGTAAGTTATTGGTCTTTATTGAGGGTTCACACTCCCTCAGCACTCTGTATCTCCCATCGAAGGATTATTACCGGAGTATTACATtgaaaacgcacacacacacccacacacacacacacacacacacacacacacacacacacacacacacacacacacacacacacatttggttATCTCTTGTAAAGTGCTTCACTTGCACCCGTAATAGTTTGTCACAAAAGCCTTTTTCGCAACTGTAATGTACACAACTGTTTACTtaattgtgtgtgtcagtggggttCAGGCCCAGAGTGCAGAGGAGCGGGCCCTAAAGGCAGAGGAGGCCCTCCAGTCAGCGCTGGAGAAGATCCAGGATCTGTAGAGACTGCTACAGGGCAGGCCTTGCCTGGAGGCCAAAGGTCGGTCAACACCGAGACACACCTCTATAGTAGGTCAATACCGTAACATACCTCAGCGGTAGGGCAATACCATCGgattgtaggatcttaatttgagccagttcgcTAACAGCAGCcacataatcctgcagcaacaggaaatgtgaattattatgtggattataattactggacatttttgtaggggttgatacatttgatACAAAGGGAAATTATGTCttgaatttcaaagtggaaatgacaagcttcagcctttttaaacctcaaatacactacacgttttaAATCTCCTGCTTTGCAGGAAGGTTCTCCTGCAGCAGgctgatcaaatgaagatcctacatctgtaggtcaACACTGTTGGATTTGGGATTTGGACACTCATCTATACAATTTGCATTGCAGTGAGCAAGAAGTCTGTGGCAGCGGTTTTTCAAGTCAAAGGTGTCCACCCCTGAACCCAAAACAGTGAGTCAGAAGCCTGAGACTAgccccaaacacaccaagcccaaGAAACGCTGAACCTTGAAAACAGTACAGTAGTTTTAGAGGTAATGGGAACTCGGCTCCTCGGTATTTGACAAATGAATAAAAGAACAGGGAAGTATCATATGTCTGGGCATTCAACAGTATTTAATAAtttgtctttttttgttgttctgtAATTTGCATGCTATTTGTTAAGCAATCATGTCCTACAGGGTTACTGTTAAGAATGtgtcagaatttgttcttaactgacttgcctagttaaataaaggttaaataaaaaatgaaaaataaaaatggtgTGAAACATGTTTCCTTAATCATGTTGATACTGTATGGttcctttttttaaatgatattattataattattattgatTTATTATGGACCCTATTTACCCTCACACTGTCTAAATGTAGGTGGAGTGTGTCATCAGTGTGGTGTATAAATCATACAATAAAAACACTCATTTCTATACGGACTAACATTTCTTTACAGAGGAAGAAACAAAACAATCATAGAATACGATTTTCACACTTCTTCAATCTGATATGAGGGGTGCATATCAATAGTCGAAAGTGGCGTCCTCTGCTTTCTTCACTTCATCAGCACTGATATGAAAGAACTGGAGAGGCAGAATCAGGTTCCCTGGTACCCACCACACAGCTCTTTAGACCAGCGCAGCCACTTCAGACAATTGAAATGCACCCCGAATTATGAtgcttccctttctctctgtctactaCATCATCGGCGAGTCTGTCTTCCGCTCCTCTTTGGTTTCTCCTCCTTTTGGGATGGGACTGGCTGGAGCCAGGTTTGGAGCTGGGGCGGGTAAGGCTAAGGGTGAGGGGTCACGGGGCAGGGTTAGAAGGTCCGAGGGGAGGGTGAGGACCAGTGCTGGGCATTCGGTGCGGAGGGTGTGTAGCAGCTGGAGGAGACGGAGGTGGATGGCGGCAGGGGAACCAGAGAGGGAGTCCAGAGATGCCTTCAGAGCCTCGCAggctgccctctctccctctgctgcaaTCACCTACagaacagggaggaggggagcctaggggttagagttcaAGGGTCCCAAATTGGCAACGCTTGTCGTTTCGCTTTTGCTGTTTATCCTACCTCCCTTCTGACGTGCGTACATGccaacgcacgcgcacacacatacgCGTGTGTGCGCAGGCTTGaatgggttaaatgcggaagacacatttcagttgaatgcattcagttgtacaactgactaggcatctCCCCTTTCCCACTGTACACATACACGCCAAAAGAACTGATGACATACTTTGATTTGGGCTTGTCTCTTAGCCTCAGCCTCTGCCGCTAGGCTCTGCTGCAGCTCAGCGGGGAGAGAAAGATCCTCTCTGAAATGAGCACAGTgaaaagcgcacacacacacacacgtcagcagGGAAGACACAAGTTGACCATTCCGACATGTACCGTGTTCTTTTAACCTTCGTTTACGACACCACCAGCCAACATGGCAACTCGTTGTTACAAATGCCTGTATGTAATCAGTCATCGATGATAGTCTTACATTTCTGCTCTCTCCACCTTGATCCCCCACTGACAAGCTACTGAATCGATGGCCACCTGTGGATCGATATAAAAGAGCAGAATGATTCATGCTCCAGTGTTGAGAAGACACACCACGTCACCACCCATCCACTCACTAAAATTCCTGGACAATCCATGTGATTTTACACCGCTCAATACCAAATTACACAAATAACCATTGTCAATATCAAATGTCAATATcgcacctgggttcaaataatattggaaatcatttcaaatacttcgtctgtgcttgattgagcttgcctgactTAATGGAACAATTGGATAGTCCACAAACTGTAAACCCTACCCATTTGGCATTCTAGGTTAGAGCAAACACAAATTCAAatagcatttgaacccaggtctggtcaaTATACAGACCCATACAAAGACTGTACAGCAGGTTAGGTACCTGGATCTCCTGGGCGATCCTCTTCCTGTCCAGCAGGATGTGGGTGAAGTTGTGGTGGGCAAGAACGTCTCTGTCTGCCACCTGTACCAGGGCCTGCAGCACGGCACTCACACCCGACAAGGCCGTGCTGCACAGAGCCACATTCTCTATACGGTAGTAACACACCGCGCTCAGCTCCGTGCGCACCAGATCCTTTGtcaccacctggaacacacacacacacacacacacacacacacacacacacacacacaggaagaaacacacacaacccAGCAGTAAAAGATTCATGCTCAGaggaattttttttggggggggatattTGACGTAGATTTCATTTTTTCTGTAGGCTGTCAGAGGAGTTACCGTACCGTGTGAGCTGGGACCTTGAGCATTTTTAGACGGATGTCCACTTTCTGGAAAACATCGAGCAGTGGGAGGTAGAAAAGTAGACCTTGGTCCCGAAtgaacatacagtagagagagattgGAGGATATTAGTACATACTGTGTAATGTACATGCACAGTTTGATAAGCACTCGTCGAACGAGTCCTCAAGTAATATAATAACAAGCACAAACCTGGTCCCCTGGGTCTCCCTCGCAGTAGGTGACCCAGTCTGAAGATCACAGCTCTTTCATGCTCCCTCACAACCTGTCAGTCAACGTAGTGACAAGCTGTCAATCAAGACTTTGCCATAACGGAATAACAGACAGAAGACAGCCCACAGTGTCGTTCAATGAAACCTACAAATCACACATTTTCACTCCAAAGTTGATACTATTCTTACCAAGAAATGAGGTGCTGAATCCTTGTAAATGTCGTCATTCACCAGACACTGAGCCTTCATTGTACATTATAGAAATCTACCATTTGGTGAGTGATGTCCAACTCTGAAATATTGCTTGAACATTTTTTACACAGTCATCATCAAGTTGTTATACTGTGTCACCTgtgggcggtaggtagcctagcgattaagagagttgggccagtaaccaagtTCGAACCGTTCTGCCCTTGATCAAGGCAGTtgacccccaacaacaactgctccccgggcaccgaagacgtggacgtcgattaaggcagcctcccgcacctctctgattcagagggttttgggttaaatgctgaagacaaatttcagttgtgcaactgactaggcatcccctttCGTTCTGTGTTGTCTATGTAATGGAGGTAGAACATCCTTACCTTCACACAGAACCAGATGGAGATGGGAAAGAACAGGATGACCAGGGTTAGAGCCATCACCATGAGTAGCCACTCACAGACTCCAAGACTCCTCGGCTTCACGCCTGGTGATGACAAATACCACGATTCACACTCACAGTAAGCTAATGTCCTTATCAAAGATATCATCATTTAAAATCaaagaccagggcccatattcataagAGTCTCTTATTCATTATGACTGCGAAggtaaaactgatcctagacccgTATTCCTACTCTACGATGCTTTGCGAATAGGGGTCCAAATATTGATGTTTAGAAACATGTCTTACCTTCCTCCTGCCACTCACTCTCTAGTAGCGCCATGAACTCCtcgttctcctctcccctctctttctctctcacattatCCACATCCACAACAGTAGACGTGGACTTGACTGGCCTGTCTATCATTTTATCCGCCTCTCCGTTGGTCTCTGCCTCCTGGGTATCCCTTTTTGgcccctctctcttctcatgtTCCTCAGGGAGCCTCACTGTCTTGGTGCCCTTGTGACGGCGGCCCCTGGAAGTCAGAGACCCAGAAAGTTCTCTCTTGGCCACCCTCCCTGCTCGCGGAGTGCGGCGAGGGGAAGCTGACTCCGGACGTTTCTCCATCCCTCTTGGAATCTCTGTGATGAGAAGAGGCATCCAACCCAAAGCTAGTGGTGGTTTCAACTgcccttctcttcctcagctgCAATCACCTACGACAAGCCTATGACAAGGGCTGCTAGCTGGCAATACTTGTTGTCTTTTGCTGTttatccttcctccctccctgctaGCACACATGCGcatgcacgcgcacgcacgcacacacacacacacacacacacacacacacacacacacacacacacacacacacacacacacacacacacacacacacacacacacacacacacacacacacacacacacacagggtaggCATTAAACTTGAAACCCTATTAACATGACATAGATAGGAAAACGGACAACTTTTGGAAAGGCATTGGAAATATAAGTTGACGTTTTTGTCCTGTTGACATCGTAGCCAGTAATGTGAGATGAATATGTGAGGATTGTCATTGGAAATGAGACAACCTTGTAGATCTGTGTGCTTGGGGAGTCACTGTTGGGAATGTGCAGACTCTGATGTTTGTCTCTTTTCCAAAAAGCTGATGTCAGTTTCCCCATATTTCTCTGTACAGGAAAGACACACATCCTCCCAGACACAATTTAATTAGACTGTAAATGAACCATATGACCTACATTTTCCTTGCTGTAGTTATTCTCATAAGGCCTGCAAGAAACAAAGTAGTTCAGTTGATTAGACATTATTAGATTTAATTAGAAGATGACTGAGTAGTCTGCATTTCAGATgttttattattaattattaaataCTATTTATTATTATAGCTAAAGCGTTTAAGGAATCTCACTCCATTTTATGGGTTTGTATTAATTGTGGTATTATAATAATTTAATAGATTTTTGTTTCAATTGTTGTAATTGTGTGTAATAACTTTTGATCACTTCCAGTAACTTCCCTGGATCACTGCCCTGGCCAGAAGAGGGTccattaagcaataaggcactagGGGTTGTGGTATAATTAGAAAAGTAAATATAAAGGTTTCGTCAtatccgtggtatacggtctgatataccacggctttcagccagtcagcattcagggctcgaaccacccagtttctaaTCAATTCACTGACAAGGATACGTATTCTGTCGCCATGCTTGCGCGTGCAGTGGCTGTATTTTACGAGAAAATGTATCTGACTGAAGTGTGTAAAAGCCATTACATTTTTCTTTGTGTTGCGTAGTTTTTGAACAAAACATGTTTTGAGACTAGTAATTGGATGTGAACAAGCCAAATGGATTTTGAAGACGAAATAAATAGGTACCTGAGTAGCTAGCTATCTTTAAAACTGTATGGCTTGTGCAACGATTAGCTTTAGCCTCAGACGAATGTAGCTAGCTCCTGTCAGAGATTTGGATATAATGATGAGAGAGACCTATGTCTCCACACTAACAATGGGATTTGTTGTCCACGGAGCGGAACGGCGGGATATTAAGCCCTCGCCTATTCctctctttggattggtggatacatctagTTATTTTAATACTTTTTGGAATATTTCATtagggttgttgacgtcaaccgcctATATTTAATGGAGAGAGGTGCTATGCTGCTACTATAGTTTCATTGAAATGacctggaaacaacgttgattccaacc
Proteins encoded:
- the nphs2 gene encoding podocin, coding for MPLLITEIPRGMEKRPESASPRRTPRAGRVAKRELSGSLTSRGRRHKGTKTVRLPEEHEKREGPKRDTQEAETNGEADKMIDRPVKSTSTVVDVDNVREKERGEENEEFMALLESEWQEEGVKPRSLGVCEWLLMVMALTLVILFFPISIWFCVKVVREHERAVIFRLGHLLRGRPRGPGLLFYLPLLDVFQKVDIRLKMLKVPAHTVVTKDLVRTELSAVCYYRIENVALCSTALSGVSAVLQALVQVADRDVLAHHNFTHILLDRKRIAQEIQVAIDSVACQWGIKVERAEIEDLSLPAELQQSLAAEAEAKRQAQIKVIAAEGERAACEALKASLDSLSGSPAAIHLRLLQLLHTLRTECPALVLTLPSDLLTLPRDPSPLALPAPAPNLAPASPIPKGGETKEERKTDSPMM